The Euphorbia lathyris chromosome 8, ddEupLath1.1, whole genome shotgun sequence genome has a window encoding:
- the LOC136202467 gene encoding probable RNA methyltransferase At5g51130, which translates to MKEENGFKNKNKENTDKKWKKKKNKQQQEQKQKQKQKQQQQEEEKEEKEQQEQNLLDKEKENESEEKKNLLKEDEKEKSHSKQDTEQVNNDNKKKRKRKEVFPFGNYRSYYGYRIGQDMEEDPRLRVLDRNWFEGKNCLDIGCNSGILTIQIAKKFHCRKILGIDIDSDRIKDAYWHLRKSMREIGKISTKASELNVTKDMKGSHPDAIDLFDIVSFRKENFVQSQLREEEQYDTILCMSVTKWIHLNWGDEGLITTFSKIWRLLRPGGILVLEPQPWKSYESNRLVSETITMNYRNIIFRPEHFEEILLDKIGFRKVEDVTSALSDTKAGFNRPIFAYHK; encoded by the exons atgaaagaagaaaacggattcaagaataaaaataaagaaaacacgGACAAGaagtggaagaagaagaagaacaagcagCAGCAGGAGCAGAAGCAGAAGCAGAAGCAGAAGCAGCAACAGcaggaggaggagaaggaggagaaggagcAGCAGGAACAAAATCTATTAGATAAGGAAAAGGAAAACGAAAGTGAAGAGAAGAAGAACCTATTGAAGGAGGATGAAAAGGAGAAATCGCATAGTAAGCAAGACACTGAACAAGTAAATAACGACaacaagaaaaagagaaaacgCAAAGAAGTTTTTCCCTTCGGCAATTACAGAAGCTACTATGGATATCGA ATTGGCCAAGACATGGAAGAAGATCCTCGTCTTAGGGTTTTAGATAGGAATTGGTTTGAAGGCAAGAACTGCCTAGACATTGGCTGCAATAGCGGCATACTTACTATCCAGATTG CAAAGAAGTTTCATTGCCGGAAAATCCTTGGGATTGATATTGACTCTG ATCGAATTAAAGATGCATACTGGCACTTGCGGAAATCTATGAGGGAGATTGGGAAGATTAGTACAAAAGCATCTGAATTAAATGTGACAAAGGATATGAAAGGTTCACACCCTGATGCGATAGATCTATTTGATATAGTGTCCTTCAGAAAAGAGAATTTTGTTCAAAGTCAGTTACGTGAAGAAGAGCAATATGATACAATTCTTTG TATGAGCGTGACAAAGTGGATTCATTTGAACTGGGGTGATGAAGGGTTAATTACTACATTCTCAAAAATATGGAGGCTTCTTCGACCG GGTGGGATTCTAGTGCTGGAACCTCAACCTTGGAAGTCATATGAAAGCAATCGTCTTGTTTCCGag ACAATAACAATGAATTATCGAAATATTATATTCCGTCCAGAGCATTTTGAGGAGATACTCCTAGATAAG ATTGGATTTAGAAAGGTTGAGGACGTCACTTCAGCCTTATCAGACACCAAAGCTGGTTTTAATAGGCCCATTTTTGCATACCATAAATGA
- the LOC136202697 gene encoding probable lactoylglutathione lyase, chloroplastic yields MVRIIPMASSIRPSLFSFRLCNTTCRSSVSVFPFNSSRRFAYLGSAAPQSQFFGLKASKPWRRENSNLGVAAAGNMAQASTIASQENALEWVKTDKRRLLHVVYRVGDLDRTIKFYTECLGMKLLRKRDIPEERYTNAFLGYGPEDSHFVIELTYNYGVDKYDIGTAFGHFGIAVEDVAKTVELIKAKGGKVTREPGPVKGGKTVIAFVEDPDGYKFELLERGPTPEPLCQVMIRVGDLERSINFYEKAFGMELLRKRDNPEYKYTIAMMGYGPEDKNAVLELTYNYGVTEYDKGNAYAQIAVGTDDVYRTAEAIKLFGGKVTREPGPLPGLNTKITACMDPDGWKAVFVDNIDFLKELE; encoded by the exons ATGGTGAGGATAATACCTATGGCATCTTCAATTCGACCGTCTCTTTTTTCCTTCAGACTCTGTAATACCACTTGTCGTTCTTCTGTTTCCGTCTTTCCGTTTAATTCTTCTCGGAGATTCGCTTATCTCGGCAGTG CTGCTCCCCAATCACAGTTCTTTGGTTTGAAAGCTTCTAAACCTTGGAGAAGAGAGAATAGCAACCTTGGGGTGGCTGCAGCTGGAAACATGGCACAAGCAAGCACAATTGCTTCACAAGAAAATGCTCTTGAGTGGGTCAAAACTGACAAGCGAAGACTCTTACACGTTGTTTATCGTGTTGGCGATTTGGACAGGACCATCAA ATTCTATACCGAGTGTCTGGGAATGAAGCTTCTTAGGAAACGAGACATACCAGAGGAGAGATATACGAATGCCTTTCTGGGATATGGACCAGAAGATTCTCACTTTGTCATAGAACTCACATACA ATTATGGAGTTGACAAGTATGATATTGGTACTGCATTTGGACATTTTGGTATTGCAGTTGAGGAT GTTGCCAAGACTGTGGAGCTCATAAAGGCTAAGGGTGGCAAAGTAACTAGAGAACCCGGTCCTGTGAAAGGTGGAAAAACAGTGATTGCATTCGTTGAAGATCCTGATGGTTATAAATTTGAACTTTTGGAAAGGGGCCCTACACCTGAGCCACTTTGTCAGGTCATGATCCGTGTTGGAGATCTTGAACGTTCTATAAATTTTTATGAGAAG GCTTTCGGCATGGAGCTCCTTCGCAAACGGGATAATCCAGAGTACAAG TACACCATAGCAATGATGGGTTATGGACCTGAAGATAAAAATGCTGTGCTGGAGTTGACATACAACTACGGGGTCACTGAATATGATAAAGGAAATGCTTATGCTCAG ATAGCAGTAGGCACAGATGATGTCTATAGAACTGCAGAAGCAATTAAACTGTTTGGTGGGAAGGTTACCCGGGAACCTGGGCCATTACCTGGCCTCAACACTAAGATTACTGCATGCATGGATCCTGATGGCTGGAAGGCG GTTTTTGTAGACAATATTGATTTCCTTAAGGAATTGGAGTGA
- the LOC136202465 gene encoding casein kinase 1-like protein 3 produces MERIVGGKYKLGRKIGSGSFGEIYLATHIDTFEIVAAKIENNKTKHPQLLYEAKLYNILQGGSGIPSIKWSGVDAEDNVLVLDLLGPSLEDLFVYCGRKFSLKTVLMLADQMITRIEYVHSKGFLHRDIKPDNFLMGLGRKANQVYIIDFGLAKRYRDATTNRHIQYRENKNLTGTARYASCNTHLGIEQSRRDDLESLGYVLLYFLRGSLPWQGLKAATKKQKYDKICEKKLSTPIEVLCKSQAVEFASYLHYCHSLTFDQRPDYGFLKRLFRDLFTREGYEFDYVFDWTIIKYQQAQKNRTQPRLSPVPGASSSHIVPTDLENHQGSSNAPYSSELTRTAGPAVRMQFKSMGKNLSSDNHLDRNIASDGHIPSTSLPFAGTSRRTAAKPVLPTEPANPGQRNSNKVGPSNSWISSLQRIHSTK; encoded by the exons ATGGAACGGATCGTCGGTGGCAAGTACAAGCTTGGCCGGAAGATCGGCAGTGGATCCTTCGGTGAAATCtatctag CTACACATATCGATACATTTGAGATTGTTGCTGCTAAGATC GAGAACAACAAAACAAAGCACCCGCAATTGCTTTACGAAGCTAAGTTATACAATATTCTTCAAGGAGGCA GTGGTATTCCTAGCATAAAGTGGTCTGGTGTTGACGCGGAAGACAATGTACTGGTCCTCGATTTGCTTGGACCGAGCCTTGAGGACTTATTTGTGTATTGTGGGAGGAAGTTCTCGCTTAAGACAGTGTTGATGTTAGCTGATCAAATG ATAACAAGGATAGAATACGTGCACTCTAAAGGATTTCTCCATAGAGACATCAAGCCTGATAACTTCCTTATGGGCCTTGGTCGGAAAGCAAATCAG GTTTATATAATTGATTTTGGCCTTGCTAAACGATATCGAGATGCCACAACCAATCGCCATATTCAGTACAG GGAGAATAAGAACTTGACAGGAACTGCACGATATGCAAGTTGCAATACTCATCTTGGAATTG AGCAAAGCCGGCGAGATGATCTGGAGTCACTTGGTTATGTTCTTCTATATTTTCTGAGAGGAAG CCTTCCATGGCAAGGTTTGAAAGCCGCAACAAAGAAGCAGAAATACGACAAAATATGTGAGAAGAAATTATCAACTCCTATTGAG GTTCTCTGCAAATCACAGGCCGTTGAGTTTGCATCATACCTACATTACTGCCACTCGCTGACATTTGATCAACGACCTGATTATGGATTCTTAAAGCGTCTCTTTCGAGATCTGTTTACCCGTGAAG GATATGAATTTGATTATGTTTTCGACTGGACCATCATAAAGTACCAACAGGCACAAAAGAATAGAACTCAACCTCGTCTATCT CCGGTTCCTGGAGCAAGCAGCAGTCACATAGTGCCAACAGATTTGGAGAATCATCAAG GAAGCAGTAATGCTCCCTATTCTTCGGAGCTCACACGAACTGCTGGTCCTGCTGTGCGCATGCAATTCAAGTCTATGGGCAAGAATTTGAGCTCTGATAATCATCTTGATAGGAAT attgcAAGTGATGGGCACATCCCATCCACTTCACTTCCATTTGCTGGGACCTCAAGGAGAACTGCTGCAAAACCTGTTTTGCCTACTGAGCCTGCTAATCCTGGTCAAAGAAACAGCAACAAAGTTGGGCCTTCAAATAGCTGGATTTCATCATTGCAACGCATTCATTCTACCAAGTGA